The Candidatus Hydrogenedentota bacterium genome contains the following window.
GGTGCCGCCGGTCGCCAGGAGATCATCGACAATCACGATGCGCTGGCCCGGCTGGATCGCGTCCCGGTGAATTTCGAGGACCGCCTTGCCGTACTCGAGGTCATACTCCTCGGACAGGGTTTCCCCCGGGAGCTTGCCTTTTTTCCGTGCGGATACGAAGGGCAGCCCCATGACATGCGCCAGGGTGGCCCCGAAGATGAAACCGCGCGCGTCTATGCCGACAATCGCGTCGATGCCCTGATCCCGGTAGCGTTCCTCGAAGCGATCGATCACGTAGCGGAAGGCTTCGGGCGCGAGCAGGAGCGTTGTAATGTCCTTGAACTGGATGCCCGGCTTGGGGAAGTCGGGTATATTGCGGATGTAGGGCGCGAGATCCATGGCGTGGTGGGAACTCCTGGGGCGGGGTGGCGTGGTGCGCGGCGATCAGGGGCGAAAATCATCCTCGTGCGCCGTGGCGTACGCGCGGAGGCGCTTCATCACATCCTTTTCAATCTGGCGGATGCGCTCCCGCGTGAGCTTGTACTTCTTGCCGGTCTCTTCGAGGGTGTGCGCCTTGCCGTCGTACAGCCCGTAGCGGTAGCGGATGATGTTCGCCTCCCGCTCGGTAAGCTGCTGCATCAGCTCTTCCATCTGCTGGTCAAGCTCGATCTGCTCGATGGCCTTGTCGCTGCGCTGTGGCTCGATCTGTTCGGGGATCCCGCGATCGCCCTCGGAATCCGTCGTCTGGATCTTTTCGAGCGGGGTAATTACATCGGCGAATTCCTGCAGGCGCTTGGCTTCCGCCACCTTCACGCCGAGGCTCTTCGCCACCGCTTCGATATCCGGGTAGCGGCCCGTCTTGATGTATTCCGACTCCACATACTTCTTGTATCGCGCGACATTGTCCGTGATGTACACCGGGATGCGGACCGTCCGCCCGTGGTTGGACAACGAACGGGTGACCGCCTGGCGGATCCACCAGGTCGCGTAGGTGGAGAACTTGCAGCCCCGATCCGGGTCGTAGCGTTCCACCGCCTTCATCAGGCCCAGGTTGCCCTCTTCGATCAGGTCCATCAGGGGCAGCCCGTAATAGAGGTACTTCTTGGCAATGCTCACCACCAGCCGCAGATTGGACACAATCAACTTCTTGCGCGCGCTCGCCTCGCCCAGGCGCGCGGCCTTGGCCAGACGGATCTCCTCCGACGGAGAAAGCAGCGGAATCTTCGAGATTTCCGCCAGGTAGGTGCTGAGCCCATTTTCGCGCGTGTCGGACATGGTGCTGTTTGGTAGATCCTGGAGTGTTGAGAAGGCCGGCCACCAGGGGCCTTTGTCCCCTCTCAATATATTCAAATTGCTGATTTTTTCAGCTCATGGGAGAATTGTTTACAAAAGCTATGAAAATCAATTCTCCCATGACTCCATAATACAGATGAATCGGCGCCTGATCAAGCTCTTTACGCTCCCGTACCGCGAGATATTCACATATTTGTCATTCCGTGGCCGGATTGACTTTGGGCCGGCCCGAAACGCACAATGCTGCCCCATGCTGGACCCCAATGAACGTTATATGGGCTATGCGATTCGCGAAGCCACCCGCGCGATGGAACAGGGCGAAGTCCCGGTCGGCTGCGTGATCGTTCACGACGGCGAAATCATCGCCAAGGCGCACAACCAGCGCGAGACCCTGCAGGACCCGACGGCGCACGCCGAGGTCATCGCCATAACGGCGGCGGCGGCGCGGCTGGGGAGCTGGCGGCTCGAAAACACGCAGATGTACGTCACGCTGGAGCCGTGCCCGATGTGCGCCGGGGCCATCATCCTGTCCCGTATTCCGGAGGTTTACTTCGGAGCTACCGATCCGAAGGCGGGCGCCTGCGGCAGTCTCTTGAACCTGCTGTCGGACGAGCGATTCAACCACCAGCCGGCCTTGCACCCGGGCCTCCTGGCCGACCAGTGCGGGAGCCTGCTGACCGATTTCTTCCGCGCCATCCGCGACGGCAGCCGCGCGCGCCGGAACTGACCGCGGACCGCGCCCGGGGGAAAACCCGCCGGCCAGTTCCACGGGTCTAAGCGACGTTTCCATGATCGTGACACTTGAACGGACTGAAGCACCCCGGCGTGAACACATGTCTGGGTCAAGAGAGCGTGAATCGAAGGATCGCGGACATTCTTGTCTGCGGCAGGAGGAGCGCAAGACTTCATGTGATCGTTGCGCTTGTGAAATGGCCCCTGGTCCCCATCGCATTCCGGTTTTGGGGACGCGGGGATACCATTCCAGGCCAGCCATGCCCGTCGAATGCGGAAGCGGGCGTTACCGCCGGCAGGAATGCCCGCGATCCTTTTGCCGTGCTTTCTCGCAGATTACCGGAGCACATGAAACTGCACCCGCTCGCTGCTTCGTTCGCCTGAAGTTTTGTCCATGTTCCACATCACCCCGGAGGATGCATACCCATGAGATCCCAGACCTTTGTTTTCCTGCTGCTGGCGCTGATTGCGGGCGCGATGTCCGCGCACGGGCTGGAGGCGGGCGCCGCCGTTCGCACCATCACCCCGGAGAAGCTGATGCCCATTTCCGGGGGTACGGGCGCGCCCGTCATGCCCGAAAAGAAGCAGGGCGACCTGTTTGTTCGCGCGCTGGTGCTGGCCGACGGGGATGTGCGCGTGGCGATCGTAAGCATTGATTGCCTGGGCTTCCCCGGCGTCCTGGCGGATCGGGTGCGGTCGCTGGTGGAGGGCGTGCCGGCTGAAAACATTCTGATCGGGGCGACGCACACGCACAGCGCGCCCGATTTCTATGCCTTTCCCGACGGGCAGGGCGGCCACGGGGGGGATCTGGCGTATATCGACTGGGTCATCGGTGAAATGGCCGCCGCGATCAATGAGGCGGCGAACAACCTGGTCTCCGCGCACGTGAAAATCAACGTGGGCGAGGCGAAGGGCAAGATCGCGTACAACTACTATGCGCCGGACCTGTACGACCCGCGCTGCGGCGTGATCCAGGCCGTGGAATCGGATTCGGGCAAGATTATCGCGACCCTGGTCAACTATGCGAGCCATCCCGAGGTTTTGGGTACCGGACGGAAGATGCTGAGCCCCGATTTCTGCGGGCCGCTCTATGATCGCATCGAGGAAGCGACCGGCGGGGTGGCCATCTACATGAACGGCGCCCAGGGCGGCATGGTCACGGCGGATTGCCGCGGCGAGGACGGAAAAGACGTCCAGACCTGGGAAGAATGTATCCGGATTGGAACGCTCCTGGCCGACGAGGCGTTGCGGATCGTGCAGGACGCGCCGGTGCAGCGGGATCCCGCCCTGTATTGCGCGGCGGAGACGTTGCGCCTGCCGGTATCGAACCCGATGATGACGCAGATACTGGAAGGGTCCGGCCTCGACTACAGCAGCGTGACGGACGGGAAGTCGGTTGCGACCCAGATGAACCTGGTGAACCTGGGCACGGCGCAGCTGGTGACCATTCCGGGCGAGGCCCTGCCGAATATCGGCTACTATCTCAAGCGCAAGATGCCGGCGGAACACGATTTCCTGCTGGGCCTGACGAACGACGCGTTCGGCTACATTCTCAGCCGGGAGGACTTCGACAGCTTCCGGCGCTACGACTACATCACGCGGACGAGCCTGGGCGAGGAAACGGGCCCGGTGCTGGTGGACTTCATTCTCGACCTGGTGTCGCGCCACCCGCAGCCCGCGCGGCCGTGACGGAGCCCCGCTAAAGTCCCGCCGCTTTTCTGCCGAAAAATGGGCTGTACTAAGAGAAGCAGGCCCAATGCAGAAAGGAGGCTGACATGACTGGAGTATCTGGTATCGTCAGCAGCGTTGGGGCCGGTGTAAGTCAGGGCCGTTACACAAGGTCTGTAGAACCGACCCAACTGAAGGATCAGGAACGGTCGGAGGCGGGTGTTCGGGGCGCTGCGTTGCAGTTGATCCTGAGTGCCGTTACAGCCCCCAAAGTTTCGTCCGGACACGACCTCAACGTGCTGGCTTAGCACACACCACTCCTTATGGAGGGGGCGCCGCACGGATGCGGCGCCCCCTTCGACTTTTTGGGGAGGGCGCGGAAAGATCCGGGACCCCCGGTGTGACCGGTGCGGCAGTGGTTTATGGGAAGGAAGAGGAATGGATGCAGTAGCGGGCGCGCTGGGGCGCGCTCTTCGTCTGGAAGGGTTGGACGCGCCCGAAAACCGTGGCGTCGTCCGCGCGGGGCTCATTATTGCCGGCCTGGCGATGCTGCTGCGAATTGTCTTCTGGGCCTACACGGGCCGCTACTGGGAAGACGCGCTGATCACCTGCCTCCACGCGGAGAACATGGCCAGCGGTCTGGGCCTCACCCACG
Protein-coding sequences here:
- a CDS encoding RNA polymerase sigma factor RpoD/SigA, encoding MSDTRENGLSTYLAEISKIPLLSPSEEIRLAKAARLGEASARKKLIVSNLRLVVSIAKKYLYYGLPLMDLIEEGNLGLMKAVERYDPDRGCKFSTYATWWIRQAVTRSLSNHGRTVRIPVYITDNVARYKKYVESEYIKTGRYPDIEAVAKSLGVKVAEAKRLQEFADVITPLEKIQTTDSEGDRGIPEQIEPQRSDKAIEQIELDQQMEELMQQLTEREANIIRYRYGLYDGKAHTLEETGKKYKLTRERIRQIEKDVMKRLRAYATAHEDDFRP
- the tadA gene encoding tRNA adenosine(34) deaminase TadA encodes the protein MGYAIREATRAMEQGEVPVGCVIVHDGEIIAKAHNQRETLQDPTAHAEVIAITAAAARLGSWRLENTQMYVTLEPCPMCAGAIILSRIPEVYFGATDPKAGACGSLLNLLSDERFNHQPALHPGLLADQCGSLLTDFFRAIRDGSRARRN
- a CDS encoding adenine phosphoribosyltransferase, with amino-acid sequence MDLAPYIRNIPDFPKPGIQFKDITTLLLAPEAFRYVIDRFEERYRDQGIDAIVGIDARGFIFGATLAHVMGLPFVSARKKGKLPGETLSEEYDLEYGKAVLEIHRDAIQPGQRIVIVDDLLATGGTVGAVVRLVERLGGEVTEACFVVELPPLGGRNSLNPVPVHSLIEFMVD